A single window of Chloroflexota bacterium DNA harbors:
- the alr gene encoding alanine racemase has translation MQDYLNWLELSRGALLHNLAAARALAGTARIIAVVKANAYGAGAVGVVRVLEQAGVDAFAVATVAEGVELRQAGIGGLVLCLTYFTSDEVDAIMAHDLTPAVFTSDAAQMVADAVRRNGRRQSVWVKVDTGLNRLGVPHADAPAFLRAILAEPNLQLTGVFSTIAETPERDARQLERMRALRTLPELAGVPFSLASSHALMAMPEAALDAVRPGIMLLGFEPSERERLDMRLVEQASLRSIATWKARVGYVKPVVRGDQVGYGERTPLKADSTIATLTVGWADGYPARMSEGGCVLVRGQRCAVLAVSANSTLVDASIPGAALGEEVVLMGTQGDAQVTPYELANATGSVYRLLWPIPRETPRVWVT, from the coding sequence GTGCAAGACTACTTGAACTGGCTGGAACTGAGCCGCGGCGCGTTGCTTCACAACCTGGCCGCGGCACGCGCGCTGGCCGGAACGGCGCGGATCATCGCCGTCGTGAAAGCCAACGCGTACGGCGCGGGCGCGGTCGGCGTGGTGCGCGTCCTCGAACAGGCCGGTGTCGACGCATTCGCGGTTGCGACGGTCGCGGAAGGCGTGGAACTGCGGCAGGCCGGCATCGGCGGCCTGGTGCTCTGCTTGACGTACTTCACGTCGGACGAGGTCGATGCCATCATGGCGCACGACCTGACGCCCGCCGTTTTCACGAGCGATGCGGCGCAGATGGTGGCCGACGCAGTGCGGCGAAACGGCCGGCGCCAATCGGTGTGGGTCAAGGTGGACACGGGGCTGAACCGGCTCGGTGTGCCGCACGCCGATGCCCCTGCCTTCCTGCGCGCCATCCTGGCGGAGCCGAACCTCCAACTTACTGGCGTGTTCAGCACGATCGCCGAGACACCGGAACGTGACGCGCGTCAGCTTGAGCGAATGCGCGCACTGCGTACGCTGCCAGAACTGGCCGGCGTGCCGTTCAGCCTCGCATCGAGTCACGCGCTGATGGCGATGCCGGAAGCCGCGCTCGACGCGGTGCGGCCGGGGATCATGCTGCTCGGCTTCGAGCCGAGCGAGCGCGAGCGGCTCGACATGCGGCTCGTCGAGCAGGCGTCGCTGCGGTCGATCGCCACATGGAAAGCGCGTGTCGGGTACGTCAAGCCGGTCGTGCGCGGCGACCAGGTCGGCTATGGCGAGCGTACACCACTGAAGGCCGATTCGACTATCGCGACGCTGACGGTTGGTTGGGCCGACGGCTACCCGGCGCGCATGAGCGAGGGCGGCTGCGTGCTGGTGCGCGGCCAGCGCTGTGCGGTGCTGGCCGTCAGCGCGAACAGCACACTGGTCGACGCGAGTATACCCGGCGCGGCGCTTGGTGAAGAGGTCGTGCTGATGGGCACGCAGGGCGATGCGCAGGTCACGCCGTACGAGCTTGCAAATGCGACCGGCAGCGTCTATCGCTTGCTCTGGCCGATCCCGCGCGAGACGCCGCGGGTGTGGGTGACGTGA
- a CDS encoding 4Fe-4S binding protein produces the protein MKRPTARLANAAYVPWRRARQAVQIIALAMFLGLLVVTRGGTYPDVPPSLFFRLDPLAWLTSLIADRQWIGTMAWALATVALTVLAGRVWCGWLCPLGTTLDGVQPPRRWWRHRTQPDERWRLVKYLMLIAMLGAAVAGNLTLMIFDPISLLTRALASFGLPALNQILLATERALYAVEPLQPTIDAVDAARAPWFPTAAFNPWGVLAFSLLVAIVALNWLSPRFWCRYLCPLGGLIGLISRIAIVRRVVAQESCKVCLRCSRECPTGTIDSEGSYLSDPAECIVCLDCIPVCPVAGGQQFAPVRGIAPAQGYDPQRRQALGTIGLAFAGAVAYPLLPDALRRSPYLIRPPGAQTSAFLGACIRCSECVKVCPTSGLQPSIWEAGLDGVWTPTLAPRTGYCDYSCNACGQVCPTGAIPPLALEVKRTQVIGRAEIDRERCLPWAKNSPCIVCEEMCPLAPKAVELETVTVTDAAGLRIELQRPSVIRDKCIGCGICETKCPVDGTAAIRVSGV, from the coding sequence GTGAAACGCCCGACGGCGCGCCTTGCCAACGCCGCCTATGTGCCGTGGCGGCGCGCGCGGCAGGCGGTGCAGATCATCGCGCTGGCCATGTTCCTCGGCCTGCTTGTCGTCACGCGCGGCGGGACGTACCCTGATGTGCCGCCCTCGCTGTTCTTCCGGCTCGATCCGCTCGCATGGCTCACCTCGCTCATCGCCGATCGCCAGTGGATCGGCACGATGGCATGGGCGCTCGCGACAGTCGCTTTGACGGTGCTCGCGGGGCGCGTTTGGTGCGGCTGGCTCTGCCCGCTCGGCACGACGCTCGACGGAGTTCAACCGCCACGCCGCTGGTGGCGGCATCGTACGCAGCCGGACGAGCGCTGGCGGCTCGTCAAGTATCTCATGCTGATCGCGATGCTCGGTGCGGCCGTCGCGGGCAACCTGACACTGATGATCTTCGATCCGATCAGCCTGCTGACCCGCGCCCTCGCCTCGTTTGGTCTGCCGGCGCTGAACCAGATACTGCTCGCGACGGAGCGCGCCCTGTACGCGGTCGAGCCGCTGCAGCCGACTATCGACGCCGTTGACGCGGCGCGCGCGCCGTGGTTCCCGACGGCCGCGTTCAATCCGTGGGGCGTGCTGGCGTTCAGCTTGCTTGTCGCCATTGTCGCGCTGAACTGGCTGTCGCCGCGCTTCTGGTGCCGCTACCTCTGTCCGCTTGGCGGCCTGATCGGGCTGATCAGCCGCATCGCCATCGTGCGGCGAGTCGTCGCACAGGAATCGTGCAAGGTCTGCCTGCGCTGTTCGCGCGAGTGCCCGACCGGTACGATCGACTCCGAGGGCAGCTACCTGAGCGACCCGGCCGAGTGCATCGTCTGCCTCGACTGCATCCCGGTCTGCCCGGTAGCGGGCGGCCAGCAGTTCGCGCCGGTGCGCGGCATCGCGCCCGCGCAAGGCTATGACCCGCAGCGGCGGCAGGCGCTCGGCACAATCGGGCTGGCATTCGCCGGCGCGGTCGCGTATCCGCTGTTGCCGGATGCCCTGCGACGCAGCCCGTACCTGATCCGGCCGCCCGGCGCGCAGACATCGGCTTTCCTCGGCGCGTGTATCCGCTGCAGCGAGTGCGTCAAGGTCTGCCCGACGTCGGGACTACAGCCGTCAATCTGGGAAGCGGGATTGGATGGCGTTTGGACTCCGACGCTGGCGCCGCGCACCGGCTATTGCGACTACTCGTGCAACGCCTGCGGGCAGGTCTGTCCGACTGGCGCGATCCCGCCGTTGGCGCTGGAGGTGAAGCGCACGCAGGTGATCGGCAGGGCGGAGATCGACCGCGAGCGCTGCCTGCCGTGGGCGAAGAATTCGCCGTGTATCGTCTGCGAGGAGATGTGCCCGCTGGCGCCGAAGGCGGTCGAACTTGAAACGGTCACGGTGACGGACGCGGCCGGTCTCCGCATCGAACTGCAACGTCCGTCGGTGATTCGCGATAAGTGCATCGGCTGCGGCATCTGCGAGACCAAGTGCCCGGTGGATGGGACGGCCGCGATTCGCGTGAGCGGCGTGTAA
- a CDS encoding DUF4870 domain-containing protein, translated as MNEQPMELTTPAEPSQDDRIMAALAHATALVPMMGLIVPIVIWATQKDRSPYLRFQAIQATAYQIAIVVLSFAGMFCYFCSFFGTFALTMGGVALFGDKGGELPPVVGFGMLAPFIVLLIYIGSQVAMVAYGILGGVLTLTGHDFRYVWLGRRVEAYLARQSTTG; from the coding sequence ATGAACGAGCAACCGATGGAGCTAACCACACCTGCTGAACCGTCTCAGGACGACCGCATCATGGCGGCGCTGGCGCACGCCACCGCGCTGGTGCCGATGATGGGGCTTATCGTGCCGATCGTCATCTGGGCGACGCAGAAAGACCGCTCCCCGTATCTGCGCTTCCAGGCGATCCAGGCCACAGCGTACCAGATCGCCATCGTCGTTCTGTCATTTGCAGGCATGTTCTGCTATTTCTGCTCGTTCTTCGGCACGTTCGCCCTGACGATGGGCGGCGTCGCCCTGTTCGGCGACAAGGGCGGCGAACTGCCGCCCGTCGTCGGCTTCGGCATGCTGGCGCCATTCATCGTCTTGCTTATTTATATCGGCAGCCAGGTAGCCATGGTCGCATACGGTATCCTCGGCGGCGTGCTGACGCTGACGGGCCACGATTTCCGCTACGTCTGGCTCGGCCGGCGCGTTGAGGCGTACCTGGCGCGACAAAGCACAACGGGCTAA
- a CDS encoding ABC transporter substrate-binding protein: MKHNRPLLLLALLLGALIAACAPSPTAAPTTAPAAPTAAPAAALKGELNVMCTPQQEWCEGMKKEFETKNPGVTVNFIRLSSGESLTRLRNEKANPQFDIWWGGPIDSFIAAKKEGLLDPYKTAGQANIIDPKLMLDPDNQWVGIYVGSLGFATNTKQSAIKPPTSLDDLIKPELKGQIVIAHPASSGTSYTFLCTVLQIKGAQPGWDYIKKFGQNVLLWTKSGAGPVQNVGKGEAAVGVVFSHDIVAGIETGLPLALTFPSEGTGYEIGGMGIIKGAKHPDLAKAWYDWAIQPATQELGKKYHAYQGLTVKGATPPKPELLSVKLINYDFDYCGNNKTAFVDKFSNEIAAASLAK, translated from the coding sequence ATGAAGCATAATCGCCCGTTGTTGTTGCTCGCCCTGTTGCTTGGCGCGCTGATCGCCGCCTGCGCGCCGTCGCCCACAGCTGCTCCGACCACCGCCCCCGCAGCACCCACGGCCGCGCCAGCCGCTGCACTGAAAGGCGAGTTGAACGTGATGTGCACCCCGCAGCAGGAGTGGTGCGAGGGCATGAAGAAGGAGTTCGAGACCAAGAATCCCGGCGTCACTGTCAACTTCATTCGCCTGTCCAGCGGCGAGTCGCTGACCCGCCTGCGCAACGAAAAGGCGAACCCGCAGTTCGACATCTGGTGGGGCGGCCCCATTGACTCGTTCATCGCCGCGAAGAAGGAGGGCTTGCTCGACCCGTACAAGACCGCCGGCCAGGCCAACATCATCGATCCGAAGCTGATGCTCGATCCCGACAACCAGTGGGTCGGCATCTACGTCGGCTCGCTCGGCTTCGCCACCAACACGAAGCAGAGCGCGATCAAGCCGCCCACGTCGCTTGACGATCTGATCAAGCCGGAATTGAAAGGCCAGATTGTCATCGCCCACCCGGCCTCGTCCGGCACCTCGTACACGTTCCTATGCACCGTCCTGCAGATCAAGGGCGCGCAGCCCGGCTGGGACTACATCAAGAAGTTCGGGCAGAACGTCCTGCTCTGGACGAAGAGCGGCGCGGGGCCGGTCCAGAACGTCGGCAAGGGTGAGGCGGCCGTCGGCGTGGTCTTCTCGCACGACATCGTCGCCGGCATCGAAACCGGCCTGCCGCTGGCGTTGACCTTCCCGTCGGAAGGCACCGGCTATGAGATCGGCGGCATGGGCATCATCAAGGGCGCCAAGCACCCCGATCTGGCCAAGGCGTGGTATGACTGGGCGATCCAGCCGGCCACACAGGAACTGGGCAAGAAGTACCATGCGTACCAGGGCCTGACGGTCAAGGGCGCGACCCCGCCCAAGCCCGAGCTGCTGTCGGTCAAGCTCATCAACTACGACTTCGACTACTGCGGCAACAACAAGACGGCGTTCGTCGATAAGTTCTCGAACGAAATCGCCGCCGCGTCACTGGCAAAATAG